The following coding sequences lie in one Enterococcus sp. 9E7_DIV0242 genomic window:
- a CDS encoding PTS lactose/cellobiose transporter subunit IIA has translation MLKENDFSTELDSMAIILHAGNAKSSAYEALIEVKKNNDALFDEKYAEAKEEIKLAHKAHAELLRKLSSEERMKEVDLLLVHAEGHLSSTDIAVDMIGELGELYKWKETVSNG, from the coding sequence ATGCTGAAAGAAAATGATTTTAGTACAGAATTAGATTCTATGGCGATCATTCTGCATGCGGGAAATGCCAAAAGCAGTGCTTATGAAGCGCTGATTGAAGTGAAAAAAAACAACGATGCGTTGTTTGATGAAAAATATGCGGAAGCAAAAGAGGAAATAAAGTTGGCTCATAAGGCCCATGCAGAATTGTTACGCAAGCTGTCATCGGAAGAACGGATGAAGGAAGTAGATTTACTACTTGTACATGCGGAGGGACATCTTTCCTCGACAGATATTGCTGTGGACATGATCGGAGAATTAGGTGAATTGTATAAATGGAAGGAGACGGTAAGCAATGGATAA
- the lepB gene encoding signal peptidase I, with protein sequence MKKNEKRARKRARISETAEYPIITTKEKKAKKRKRNLSKKKRISSVEDSRHSTKQVVRRKRKKRKIGRKKKIKKTFFQLGASLVLTAGVVYLISLFTFTIHRTEGYMMNPAAADGDVVFVNKRQAIRRFDLVLIKDEEEDTLSIRRVIGLPLERVFYKNDELFINDVYQVERFLEKKQYDSHQMGMILTKDFTLSQVIGEEVIPKEEYFVLGDNRIYARDSRDYGTVKKSQIVGVVKMRLFPFHKMSGL encoded by the coding sequence ATGAAAAAAAATGAGAAACGAGCACGAAAAAGGGCAAGAATCTCTGAAACGGCCGAGTATCCGATTATTACTACGAAAGAAAAGAAAGCAAAAAAAAGAAAACGCAACCTGAGTAAGAAGAAGCGGATATCTTCTGTTGAGGATAGTAGGCATTCGACTAAACAAGTAGTAAGGCGGAAACGAAAGAAACGGAAAATAGGGCGTAAGAAAAAAATCAAGAAGACCTTTTTTCAATTAGGTGCTAGCCTGGTTTTGACAGCAGGTGTGGTCTACCTAATTTCCTTGTTTACCTTTACGATTCACCGAACAGAAGGGTATATGATGAATCCGGCAGCAGCTGATGGAGATGTGGTGTTTGTCAATAAACGCCAAGCGATTCGACGTTTTGACTTGGTATTGATTAAGGATGAGGAAGAGGACACTCTTTCTATTCGTCGAGTGATTGGCTTACCGTTGGAACGAGTTTTCTATAAAAATGATGAGCTCTTTATTAATGATGTATATCAAGTTGAGCGCTTCTTAGAGAAGAAGCAGTATGACAGCCATCAGATGGGGATGATACTCACGAAAGATTTCACCTTGTCTCAAGTGATTGGAGAAGAGGTAATCCCCAAAGAAGAGTATTTTGTCTTAGGCGACAACCGAATTTACGCGAGAGATAGCCGGGATTATGGGACAGTCAAAAAGTCACAGATTGTAGGCGTTGTTAAGATGCGGCTCTTCCCCTTTCATAAAATGAGTGGATTGTAA
- a CDS encoding glycoside hydrolase family 1 protein, producing the protein MDKDFLWGGATASYQCEGAWNVDDKVESMWDHYLHEANLENGDIASDHYHRYEEDIRMMKEGGQNSYRFSLAWPRIIKNKAGERNEKGIEFYHKVLDACHKYGIEPFVTLYHWDLPQYWEETGGWLNHEVCAAFEHYAKVCYESFGDKITKWTTFNEPKWFVVNGYKIGNYPPGYQDTQKTMLAAYNVMYASALGVRAFREGNYKGQIGIVHSYTPVNGVDDTIETKIAMRYADNYCNNWILDTAALGEFPIDLVAELAKNHDISFMQADELQIIKNNTVDFIGLNYYSRTLVKPYTEGETQLTFNHSGKKGESKVLIKNWFEQVKDPNNETTEWDTEIYPKGLEDGLIEAYQRYQRPLYVTENGIGVREDVTVDRVNDDYRISFMNDHINAIMNAIDTGCDIRGYYAWAPFDLYSWKNGVEKRYGIVAVDFENNQIRKPKASYYWFKEIIESQGALIKRRPFN; encoded by the coding sequence ATGGATAAAGATTTCTTATGGGGCGGTGCAACAGCTTCTTATCAGTGTGAAGGTGCTTGGAATGTAGATGATAAAGTAGAATCAATGTGGGACCATTATCTTCATGAGGCAAACTTAGAAAATGGGGATATTGCCAGTGATCATTACCATCGTTATGAAGAGGACATTCGGATGATGAAAGAGGGTGGTCAGAATTCCTATCGTTTCTCATTGGCTTGGCCGAGGATCATCAAAAATAAAGCCGGAGAAAGAAATGAAAAAGGAATCGAATTTTACCATAAAGTTTTGGATGCTTGTCATAAATATGGGATCGAGCCTTTCGTTACACTCTATCATTGGGATTTACCTCAGTATTGGGAAGAAACAGGCGGTTGGCTGAACCATGAGGTGTGTGCTGCGTTTGAACACTATGCAAAAGTTTGCTATGAAAGCTTTGGCGATAAAATCACGAAATGGACGACCTTCAATGAACCAAAATGGTTTGTAGTCAACGGGTATAAAATCGGCAACTATCCGCCAGGCTATCAGGATACTCAGAAAACGATGCTTGCTGCGTACAACGTTATGTATGCGAGTGCTTTAGGTGTAAGAGCTTTTAGAGAGGGAAACTACAAGGGGCAAATCGGGATCGTTCATAGTTATACCCCTGTCAATGGAGTAGATGATACGATTGAAACCAAGATTGCGATGCGGTATGCTGACAACTATTGCAACAATTGGATTTTAGATACAGCAGCACTTGGTGAGTTTCCGATCGACCTGGTGGCTGAGTTGGCGAAGAACCATGATATCAGCTTTATGCAGGCGGACGAGTTGCAAATCATCAAGAATAATACGGTGGATTTCATTGGACTGAACTACTATTCTCGGACATTAGTCAAACCATATACTGAGGGTGAAACACAGTTGACATTCAACCATAGCGGGAAAAAAGGTGAGAGTAAGGTACTAATCAAAAACTGGTTTGAACAAGTCAAAGACCCGAACAATGAAACAACGGAATGGGATACGGAGATCTATCCGAAGGGGTTGGAAGATGGGTTGATTGAAGCATATCAACGTTACCAGCGTCCGTTATACGTGACTGAAAATGGGATCGGTGTTCGTGAAGATGTGACCGTTGATCGAGTCAACGATGATTATCGTATTTCCTTTATGAATGATCATATCAATGCAATCATGAATGCAATAGATACTGGTTGTGATATACGCGGGTATTATGCTTGGGCACCCTTTGATTTGTATTCATGGAAGAATGGTGTTGAGAAACGCTATGGCATCGTAGCTGTCGATTTTGAGAATAATCAAATTAGAAAGCCAAAAGCTTCTTATTATTGGTTTAAGGAAATCATTGAAAGCCAAGGGGCATTGATCAAGCGTCGTCCGTTCAATTAA
- a CDS encoding LPXTG cell wall anchor domain-containing protein, producing MKNNIIHLIRLSMLLLLTTAFTAGAPTSIAAENGGAVQTNGVIQFYEETTSSTTIPSTSTSTPVTEPSSSELPVTKPTGKYPSTGELVKKSLAISGSVLVVLVLLFFFWKRRKDEKEAGSR from the coding sequence ATGAAAAACAACATCATTCATCTGATTCGACTCTCCATGCTCCTGTTGCTGACTACCGCTTTTACAGCTGGTGCACCAACCAGTATTGCGGCAGAGAACGGTGGAGCAGTCCAAACCAATGGAGTCATTCAGTTTTATGAAGAAACAACGAGTAGTACGACAATACCCAGTACGTCTACCTCAACACCAGTCACAGAGCCGTCCTCTTCGGAGCTGCCAGTCACAAAACCTACTGGGAAATATCCTTCTACAGGAGAATTAGTGAAGAAAAGTCTAGCTATAAGTGGTTCTGTACTCGTTGTCCTAGTACTCCTGTTCTTCTTCTGGAAGCGCAGAAAGGATGAAAAGGAGGCAGGCAGCCGATGA
- the lepB gene encoding signal peptidase I: MQKSKRRNQKGSASNRQYGRKRHVQKQISKELQSWLINSLLVVFLVGVLFFLFAFRKHTVDGVSMVPFLKDGDRIVVKKTKEVERYALITFEPRDQPGESFVKRVMGLPGDFIKVEENTLYLNSNDSFEGQKGLPDGTLKITIASEVQLMLAGSSEIPENHYFVLGDNRAKSNDSRSFGLISKEQIEGIVVFRYFPFASIGSLR, encoded by the coding sequence GTGCAGAAGAGCAAAAGAAGAAATCAAAAAGGTAGTGCCAGCAATAGACAATACGGGAGAAAGAGACACGTACAGAAACAGATATCTAAAGAGCTGCAGTCATGGTTGATCAATAGTCTGCTGGTGGTGTTTCTTGTGGGTGTTCTCTTTTTTTTATTTGCTTTTCGCAAACATACTGTTGACGGGGTTTCCATGGTTCCCTTTTTGAAAGATGGAGATCGAATTGTAGTCAAAAAAACAAAGGAAGTGGAACGATATGCATTGATTACATTTGAACCAAGGGATCAGCCAGGAGAATCGTTTGTCAAACGAGTAATGGGGCTGCCGGGGGACTTTATCAAAGTGGAGGAAAATACTCTGTACTTGAATAGTAACGACTCTTTTGAAGGACAAAAGGGATTACCTGATGGAACGTTGAAGATTACCATCGCTTCTGAAGTACAGCTGATGTTAGCTGGCAGTAGCGAAATCCCTGAAAATCACTATTTTGTTTTGGGAGACAATCGGGCAAAGTCCAATGATAGCCGCAGCTTTGGATTGATTTCGAAGGAGCAAATAGAAGGGATAGTTGTTTTTCGCTATTTTCCCTTTGCTTCAATCGGTTCACTGCGTTAA
- a CDS encoding PTS sugar transporter subunit IIB produces MKKIMLVCNAGMSTGILAKKIEAASENSVKVSAYSESEYKDYLSDVDLVLIGPQIRFLLPQIEAAVNVPVQAISPVKYGMMDGKGVYEDIKSLIGG; encoded by the coding sequence ATGAAAAAAATCATGTTAGTGTGTAACGCAGGAATGTCTACAGGGATTCTTGCAAAGAAAATAGAAGCAGCTTCAGAAAATTCAGTAAAAGTCAGTGCTTATAGTGAATCTGAATACAAGGATTATCTATCTGATGTTGATTTGGTCTTGATCGGACCACAGATTCGCTTTCTGCTTCCGCAGATCGAAGCAGCAGTGAATGTACCTGTGCAGGCAATTTCTCCAGTGAAATATGGCATGATGGATGGCAAGGGTGTTTATGAAGATATCAAAAGCTTGATAGGAGGATAA
- a CDS encoding WxL domain-containing protein: MKNTHKLCGAALLAVIGFAVAVPSATKADTSVTEKGIVEFEKDTTKDTITPPDTDGPVLPYPPVNPDPADMKIVAVTPLNFEKHAILTDGSSQPYNVKAFNDASFGDMENFVEFKDVRSLDENTYIIEAEMTKQFKKGNSELTGSTIKYNNVRVSHNNSAGAIALAPENVVTNPPALELNQKVTFLNHTDGTTGKGFGQYKLAFGNRSVAAGQVGSPQQSVVLTVPGTVAKQVGTYTAEITWSITAAP, from the coding sequence ATGAAAAACACACACAAATTATGCGGAGCTGCCCTATTAGCAGTTATTGGTTTCGCAGTAGCAGTACCAAGTGCAACAAAGGCGGATACTTCAGTGACAGAAAAAGGAATCGTAGAATTCGAGAAAGATACAACGAAAGATACCATTACACCACCGGATACTGATGGACCAGTATTGCCTTACCCACCAGTAAACCCAGATCCAGCAGATATGAAAATCGTTGCAGTTACACCTCTGAACTTCGAAAAGCATGCAATCCTTACAGACGGAAGCAGCCAGCCTTACAACGTTAAAGCATTCAACGATGCAAGCTTCGGCGACATGGAAAACTTCGTAGAATTCAAGGATGTTCGTTCTCTTGACGAAAACACATACATTATTGAAGCAGAAATGACAAAACAATTCAAAAAAGGCAATAGCGAATTGACTGGTTCTACAATCAAATACAATAACGTACGTGTTTCTCATAACAACTCTGCAGGTGCAATTGCGCTGGCTCCAGAGAATGTCGTTACTAATCCGCCTGCACTTGAGTTGAATCAAAAGGTTACATTCTTAAATCACACAGATGGAACAACAGGTAAAGGATTTGGACAATACAAATTAGCTTTCGGTAACCGTTCAGTTGCTGCAGGGCAAGTTGGTTCACCACAACAATCTGTTGTTTTGACTGTACCAGGTACTGTTGCAAAACAAGTAGGTACGTACACAGCTGAAATTACTTGGTCAATCACTGCTGCGCCGTAA
- a CDS encoding PTS sugar transporter subunit IIC — translation MGFSTLSGKMDQYISPIANKLSQQRHLKATRDAFMSMLPITLFGSIPIILKAAPVTDDTTNGFILAWADFAEKNGMILNWISGVTLSAMSLFICVGITYYLCRHYQEDILRPMMFAIAGFLMLVLEPLKLGWDGKEVEISFLDGRGILLAIFVAIVTVEGYHWMRKKNIGRIKMPDSVPASLSETFAALVPGLILMTFFSVIFIIFHSMETTAVQFLYDIMAPSFKAADSLPFTILIIFLIHLFWFFGIHDAALAGILGPIRDGNLSINAAEKMSGSDLSHIFTTPFWTYFVIIGGSGSVLALSFLMMRSRSKQLSTVGKIGFLPSIFGISEPIIFGTPLMLNPIFFFPFILTSVFNGIVTYLCMSWGIVGKTFAVFSWQMPAPIGAFLSTMDWRAVVLVFVLILLNGLMYYPFLKVYEKNLVALEADSDAKAESTPAAEASTKGE, via the coding sequence ATGGGGTTTAGTACATTAAGTGGAAAAATGGATCAGTACATTTCTCCAATTGCTAATAAGTTGAGCCAGCAGCGACATTTGAAAGCGACTAGAGATGCGTTTATGTCCATGCTGCCAATTACATTATTCGGATCGATTCCAATCATTTTGAAGGCTGCACCTGTCACAGATGATACAACGAATGGCTTCATTCTGGCATGGGCTGATTTTGCCGAAAAAAACGGGATGATTCTCAATTGGATCAGCGGAGTTACTTTGAGTGCAATGTCGTTGTTCATCTGTGTTGGGATTACTTATTATCTTTGTCGTCATTATCAAGAGGATATTCTGCGTCCGATGATGTTTGCGATTGCGGGATTCTTAATGTTGGTATTAGAGCCGTTGAAACTGGGCTGGGACGGCAAAGAAGTTGAAATCAGTTTTCTGGATGGTCGCGGAATCCTACTTGCAATCTTTGTCGCAATTGTTACCGTAGAAGGCTACCATTGGATGCGTAAAAAGAATATTGGACGAATAAAAATGCCTGACAGTGTGCCCGCTTCTTTATCAGAGACATTTGCGGCATTGGTTCCCGGTCTTATTTTAATGACATTTTTCTCAGTGATTTTCATTATCTTCCATTCTATGGAAACAACAGCTGTTCAATTTTTATATGATATTATGGCTCCAAGCTTTAAAGCGGCGGATAGTCTGCCATTTACGATCCTAATTATTTTCCTGATCCACCTATTCTGGTTCTTTGGTATCCACGATGCAGCACTTGCCGGGATATTGGGACCGATTCGTGATGGAAATCTGTCGATCAATGCAGCCGAAAAAATGTCCGGCTCTGATTTATCGCATATTTTTACAACTCCTTTTTGGACATATTTCGTCATTATTGGTGGTTCTGGTTCCGTTCTTGCTTTGTCGTTCTTGATGATGCGCTCTCGTTCAAAACAATTGAGCACGGTAGGGAAAATCGGCTTCTTGCCTTCGATCTTTGGAATTTCAGAGCCGATCATTTTCGGAACTCCTTTGATGCTGAATCCGATCTTCTTCTTTCCATTCATCCTAACGTCCGTATTTAACGGGATAGTGACGTATTTATGTATGTCTTGGGGAATTGTTGGAAAAACATTTGCCGTCTTTTCTTGGCAAATGCCGGCACCGATCGGGGCTTTCCTGTCAACTATGGATTGGCGAGCAGTAGTACTGGTATTCGTATTGATCCTATTAAACGGACTGATGTATTATCCATTTTTGAAGGTGTATGAAAAAAATCTAGTCGCTTTGGAAGCTGATTCTGATGCAAAAGCAGAATCAACACCCGCAGCAGAAGCGTCTACAAAAGGGGAATGA
- a CDS encoding WxL domain-containing protein, producing MKQKRFSVGLLALVFLGVIYSETTAYADPNVTNGGTVEFEGDYGKGVRDPENPGTIVDPGPSPSMDSPLRIEFVPQLGFGQNKITKGDRLYEANAQLFFGDTEARGNFIQVSDYRGTGAGWTLQVRQTTQFENPNTLNNKLKGAVISFDKSWVNSTWDLSAAPSVSKDVIRIDNIGDTYTLAEASAGNGQGTWLITFGASGENTSNQTNTLSPRLSPSGKQILDTSFENKPIYKNSAVTLSIPEATKIDPVPYTTVLTWILSELP from the coding sequence ATGAAACAGAAAAGATTTTCAGTAGGATTGCTTGCTCTGGTGTTCTTAGGTGTAATTTATTCTGAGACAACTGCATATGCAGATCCGAATGTCACAAATGGCGGAACTGTAGAATTCGAAGGCGACTATGGGAAAGGCGTACGGGACCCTGAAAATCCTGGAACGATTGTAGATCCCGGTCCTAGTCCGAGTATGGATAGTCCATTACGGATTGAATTTGTCCCGCAATTAGGTTTTGGTCAAAATAAGATCACAAAAGGGGATCGTCTCTATGAGGCGAATGCGCAGCTGTTCTTTGGTGATACAGAGGCTAGAGGGAATTTTATCCAAGTATCTGACTATCGGGGAACTGGTGCTGGTTGGACACTTCAGGTGCGTCAAACGACACAGTTTGAAAATCCAAATACTCTCAACAACAAATTGAAGGGTGCGGTCATTTCCTTTGATAAATCCTGGGTCAATTCGACGTGGGATCTATCAGCAGCGCCAAGTGTATCGAAGGATGTCATTCGAATAGATAATATCGGAGATACTTATACCTTGGCGGAAGCATCCGCTGGGAATGGGCAAGGTACTTGGCTGATTACATTTGGTGCCTCAGGAGAGAACACCAGTAATCAGACGAATACCCTAAGTCCTAGGCTGTCTCCCAGTGGAAAACAGATTTTGGACACATCATTTGAGAATAAGCCTATTTATAAAAACAGTGCAGTTACCTTGTCTATACCGGAGGCAACTAAAATCGATCCGGTACCTTATACTACGGTGTTAACTTGGATTTTATCTGAGTTGCCATAA
- a CDS encoding DUF916 and DUF3324 domain-containing protein produces the protein MKKKWTVLLCLLYICLATVFATKVYGEEESEVLSGGGFSFEVIQPENQRDKNKGYFDLRMTPGQQQTVQIKLVNPTDIETTLSVKLNGAKTNKNGVIEYGPSTIEKDASLKYAFEDLVKAPDEIKIPAKGETTLDLAITMPAEEYDGVITGGIELQNLNSDAEENQTGAVINKYAYLIGMVLSETDTEVLPDLTLNKVYPELSNYRNSIYVNFSNTQAVIINDMTVDAQITEKGSDEVLYDTKVASMRMAPNSLIDFPISMQGDRMVPGDYTARIVVTTETDRWEWTEDFKITDDDADKFNGEDLSLLQEQGVDWKLIATIVGGAFLLVIIIFVLIRRFSNKGKKKKKGNKKRPKKK, from the coding sequence TTGAAGAAAAAATGGACAGTGTTACTTTGTTTATTATACATATGTTTAGCAACAGTTTTTGCTACAAAGGTTTACGGTGAAGAGGAGTCGGAAGTTCTTAGTGGCGGCGGCTTCAGCTTTGAAGTAATTCAGCCGGAGAATCAGCGAGACAAAAATAAGGGATACTTCGACTTGCGAATGACACCGGGGCAACAACAGACTGTACAAATCAAGCTAGTCAACCCTACAGACATAGAAACAACTCTGAGTGTGAAATTGAATGGAGCAAAAACGAATAAAAATGGTGTTATTGAGTATGGTCCAAGTACCATTGAAAAGGATGCTTCTTTAAAATATGCATTTGAAGATCTTGTTAAAGCTCCAGATGAAATCAAGATTCCGGCAAAGGGTGAGACAACATTAGATTTAGCTATCACAATGCCAGCAGAAGAATATGATGGTGTGATTACCGGCGGAATTGAGTTGCAAAATCTGAATTCAGATGCAGAAGAAAATCAAACCGGTGCAGTCATTAATAAATATGCTTATTTGATTGGAATGGTTTTGTCAGAGACGGATACCGAAGTATTACCTGATTTGACATTGAATAAGGTATATCCAGAATTGAGTAATTATCGTAATTCGATTTATGTTAATTTCTCCAATACCCAGGCAGTGATTATCAATGATATGACCGTTGATGCACAAATCACTGAAAAGGGCTCCGACGAGGTGCTCTATGATACGAAAGTCGCTTCGATGCGTATGGCGCCTAACTCACTAATCGATTTCCCTATTTCGATGCAGGGTGACCGAATGGTTCCAGGGGATTATACAGCTAGAATCGTAGTGACAACTGAAACAGATCGTTGGGAATGGACAGAGGATTTCAAAATCACAGATGACGACGCAGATAAGTTCAATGGTGAAGATTTGAGTCTACTTCAGGAACAGGGTGTTGACTGGAAACTGATTGCCACGATTGTAGGCGGAGCATTCCTTTTAGTAATTATAATTTTTGTATTGATTCGTCGTTTTAGCAACAAAGGGAAAAAGAAGAAAAAAGGTAACAAGAAGCGACCGAAGAAAAAGTGA
- a CDS encoding YfhO family protein, with product MIKKRMKFTKETGVWLLLGFTLPILILIVVYGLFGIYPGSTKSIMASDSFSQLGNFFASYNTMLKGEESIFYTWYASFGLNYWSFISYYLGGIFTPLVYFFNNQQIPEFLYFLTLFKFGCSGLAFCYYSLKTFKLPKWGHVGLSISYSLMGFALAFSEMVMWLDTFIYLPLIILGIHRILEKRQPTLLFVSYVLLFISNFYMAFMAGLFTFLYFCARALLLQKGQRKQPILMYLTTSLLAGGAAMAMLLPTILDLKNNGEAMSKVQTILTDGTGPLDLIAKNFVGVYDTTMFGAVPFVFVGLLSLILCLYFFVSKQTTKREKLVYGGLFAVLILSFYLEPLNLFWHGLHTPNMFPFRYSFSFSFLVIALAGYGWERLNKQGIDRLLNIVFVLVLLFTGVKLIGSYSDLYNYVTLLSFGVTVVLCFGYLGLLFLQKKRHTKWLGLLFVLVVSVEGGVNAYSIISGIEEEWSYPTVARYNGSYKDIKSLVDQTKSENNLFYRMETLDPVTKNDSLAYGYSGVAMFSSIRNRHSLSYLHDLGYRSWGTNLQINYLNNTLLMDVISGIKYNLTKEDMHKFGFTKQAESGEYSLYENEYAMPLGVLTDEQVYEDGKVRSQTSLFNQLAEKDVEYYTFMEPELIELDNVELEESEGLVTYRAEDEKKYSEKIVTWEAVIPAGKQAYLSLFPYNYDDLGGGNIELKVNGTSQKTRINMTGQYYDLGMYKEETTVEFSVTLTGSKVFSFLTPDIALLDSNLFEESAKAIQKKGVTFKVSGRRAKAEVVTNEEQVLFTTIPYDQGWTVLVDGKQSEIPRFKDAFLTVKIPMGTHSIEFVYLPPGLKVGTILTIGSVLLFGGYLFVLSGRKNDPFYQVTTGSTIGNDPKLMKKTADNLDSEAKEELILPAETQEDKATLDISTAVEDNAAISKDSSFVQEKEPVDASEESSLMTRFSFSENDEFGFALHTETHLKKELSLDSPKEDRQE from the coding sequence ATGATCAAAAAGAGAATGAAGTTTACAAAAGAAACGGGAGTATGGCTGTTATTAGGATTCACCTTGCCAATTCTAATTCTGATAGTTGTATATGGACTGTTTGGTATTTACCCAGGCAGTACGAAGAGCATCATGGCTAGCGATTCCTTCAGTCAGCTAGGCAATTTCTTTGCTAGCTATAATACCATGTTAAAAGGAGAAGAAAGTATCTTTTATACTTGGTATGCTTCATTTGGGCTGAATTACTGGTCATTTATCTCCTATTATTTAGGGGGGATATTTACACCGTTAGTATATTTTTTTAATAACCAACAAATTCCTGAATTTCTCTATTTCCTAACGTTGTTTAAGTTTGGCTGTTCAGGATTAGCATTCTGTTATTACAGTTTGAAGACCTTCAAGCTGCCGAAGTGGGGGCATGTTGGACTAAGTATTTCTTATAGCCTGATGGGCTTTGCTTTGGCCTTTTCAGAGATGGTGATGTGGTTGGATACCTTCATTTATTTGCCATTGATCATCCTGGGGATTCATCGGATACTAGAGAAACGACAACCAACACTGTTGTTTGTTAGTTATGTCTTGTTATTTATTTCCAATTTCTATATGGCTTTCATGGCCGGGCTCTTTACGTTCCTTTATTTCTGTGCACGAGCACTATTGTTGCAAAAAGGGCAACGAAAACAGCCGATTCTTATGTATCTGACGACCTCCTTATTAGCAGGTGGGGCAGCCATGGCGATGTTGTTGCCCACCATTCTGGATTTGAAAAACAATGGGGAAGCGATGTCGAAGGTACAAACGATCTTGACCGATGGCACTGGTCCATTGGACCTGATTGCCAAGAATTTCGTAGGGGTCTATGATACGACGATGTTTGGGGCAGTCCCTTTTGTATTTGTTGGGTTACTGTCTTTGATCCTCTGTCTGTATTTCTTTGTCAGTAAACAGACCACGAAACGAGAGAAGTTGGTTTATGGCGGTTTATTCGCTGTTCTGATTCTCAGCTTCTATTTGGAGCCGCTGAATCTGTTCTGGCATGGTCTGCACACGCCGAACATGTTTCCATTTCGTTATAGCTTTAGTTTCTCCTTTCTAGTTATTGCGCTAGCTGGCTATGGCTGGGAGCGTTTGAATAAACAGGGGATTGATCGACTGCTAAACATCGTATTTGTTTTAGTGTTGCTGTTTACTGGTGTCAAATTGATTGGTTCTTACAGTGATTTGTATAACTATGTGACCTTGTTATCTTTTGGTGTGACAGTTGTTCTATGCTTTGGTTATTTAGGTCTTCTATTTTTGCAGAAGAAACGTCACACGAAATGGCTAGGACTGCTCTTTGTTCTTGTGGTCAGCGTAGAGGGCGGAGTCAACGCCTACAGTATTATTTCCGGCATCGAAGAAGAATGGTCCTATCCCACTGTTGCACGATACAATGGTTCTTATAAAGATATCAAGTCATTGGTCGATCAGACAAAGTCGGAAAACAATTTATTCTACCGTATGGAGACCTTAGATCCAGTGACGAAAAATGATAGTTTGGCTTATGGATACAGCGGAGTAGCCATGTTCTCCTCCATTCGTAATCGCCATTCGTTGTCGTATTTGCATGATCTAGGCTATCGTTCTTGGGGGACGAACTTACAAATCAACTATTTGAACAACACGTTATTAATGGATGTCATCTCAGGAATCAAATACAATCTGACCAAAGAAGATATGCATAAGTTTGGTTTCACGAAGCAAGCTGAAAGCGGGGAGTATTCTTTGTATGAAAATGAGTATGCGATGCCATTAGGTGTACTGACAGATGAGCAGGTCTATGAAGACGGTAAAGTTCGGAGTCAGACATCTCTATTCAATCAGTTAGCGGAGAAAGACGTCGAGTATTACACCTTTATGGAACCGGAATTAATTGAGTTGGACAATGTGGAGCTGGAAGAATCGGAAGGGTTGGTGACCTATCGGGCAGAGGATGAAAAGAAATATTCTGAAAAGATTGTGACATGGGAAGCTGTGATTCCAGCTGGAAAACAAGCGTACCTCAGCTTATTTCCTTATAACTATGATGATTTAGGTGGAGGAAATATTGAGTTGAAAGTGAATGGTACCAGTCAAAAGACACGAATTAACATGACGGGTCAATATTACGATCTGGGCATGTATAAGGAAGAAACAACGGTAGAATTTTCAGTGACACTTACAGGGAGTAAGGTATTCAGCTTCTTGACACCAGATATCGCTTTGTTAGATAGTAACTTGTTTGAAGAGTCTGCCAAAGCAATTCAAAAAAAAGGTGTTACTTTCAAGGTATCTGGTCGTAGAGCAAAGGCCGAGGTGGTAACCAACGAAGAGCAAGTGCTCTTTACCACAATTCCTTATGATCAAGGCTGGACAGTTTTGGTTGATGGGAAACAGTCAGAAATTCCTCGTTTCAAGGATGCCTTTTTGACGGTGAAAATTCCAATGGGAACTCATAGTATTGAGTTTGTGTATCTGCCACCAGGACTGAAGGTAGGTACAATACTAACCATTGGCAGTGTGCTGCTGTTCGGTGGATACCTGTTTGTCTTAAGCGGCCGCAAAAATGATCCATTTTATCAAGTGACAACAGGAAGTACTATCGGGAATGATCCGAAGCTGATGAAGAAAACAGCGGATAACTTGGATAGTGAAGCAAAGGAAGAGTTGATTTTGCCAGCCGAAACGCAGGAAGATAAAGCGACTCTGGACATATCAACGGCTGTAGAAGACAATGCTGCTATTTCTAAGGATTCCAGCTTTGTTCAAGAAAAGGAACCGGTAGATGCTTCAGAGGAAAGTTCATTGATGACGCGCTTCTCCTTCAGCGAGAATGATGAATTTGGGTTCGCTCTCCACACAGAAACACACTTAAAAAAAGAGCTGTCCTTGGATAGCCCCAAAGAAGATAGGCAAGAATAA